In a genomic window of Methanomassiliicoccus sp.:
- a CDS encoding ribonuclease H-like domain-containing protein yields the protein MIRNTFQILPSVGNGKERTLWKSGVRDWDEFRGERKVKGISADRKVDMDRHLDRADHFLDRGMTDYFCKILPTVEHWRLYDRFRKETAFLDIETDGRSSYANVTVVGIHRDGQTIALVKGQNLSAETLSEALEGVKLMVTFNGSSFDLPILGYHFPLAVPRVPHYDLRHACRRVGLTGGLKSIEKQMGMARAREVEYVTGEEAVYLWRAWERSGSKNALKLLKRYNEEDTVNLLPIADRVYGMLKDRIVSCSGECCGT from the coding sequence GTGATCAGGAACACCTTTCAGATCCTGCCCTCCGTCGGCAATGGTAAGGAGAGGACTCTGTGGAAGAGCGGGGTGCGGGACTGGGACGAGTTCCGCGGCGAGAGAAAGGTAAAGGGCATCTCCGCGGACCGTAAGGTAGACATGGACCGCCACCTGGACCGCGCCGACCATTTCCTAGACCGGGGGATGACCGACTATTTCTGCAAGATCCTCCCCACGGTCGAGCACTGGCGACTGTACGACCGATTCAGGAAGGAAACCGCGTTCCTCGACATCGAGACGGACGGACGCTCGTCCTACGCCAACGTCACCGTGGTGGGCATTCACCGCGACGGACAGACCATCGCCCTGGTGAAGGGACAGAACCTCAGCGCAGAGACGCTGTCCGAGGCGCTGGAGGGCGTGAAGCTCATGGTGACATTTAACGGCAGCTCGTTCGACCTTCCCATCCTGGGCTATCATTTCCCCCTCGCCGTGCCCCGGGTACCCCACTATGATCTCCGTCATGCTTGCCGCCGGGTCGGGCTGACCGGGGGGCTCAAGTCGATAGAGAAGCAAATGGGAATGGCCCGGGCCAGAGAGGTAGAGTATGTCACGGGGGAAGAGGCGGTATACTTGTGGCGGGCGTGGGAACGGTCGGGGAGCAAGAACGCCCTGAAGCTCCTGAAGCGATACAACGAGGAGGATACTGTGAACCTCCTACCTATCGCCGATCGAGTGTATGGGATGCTTAAGGACCGCATCGTGAGCTGTTCCGGGGAGTGTTGCGGGACATGA
- a CDS encoding metallophosphoesterase: MDDIEAFDNVFMSSDLCLHLPEERTVVIADLHIGYESALEAEGIHIPRIQTKTVIASLSRLVDRYEPDRLVILGDLKHEFSRNLGQEMKDVRSVLDSVSDRTDIVLVKGNHDNYIENIVSRIQVPVVAQYKAAGITFVHGHLPCGERPLVMGHEHPSVKIVDRVGAYLKLPCHLWLREERILVLPPYSPLASGTDLTGVGPGDCLSPILKNCDVRRGEIFACSDIGLLPLGTLASLEGLRL, from the coding sequence ATGGACGATATCGAGGCTTTCGACAATGTGTTTATGTCCTCTGATCTGTGCCTCCACCTTCCGGAGGAGAGGACCGTGGTGATCGCCGATCTGCACATCGGCTACGAATCGGCCTTGGAGGCCGAGGGTATTCACATCCCCCGCATCCAGACGAAGACGGTCATCGCCTCCCTGTCCAGGTTGGTCGACAGGTACGAACCCGACCGCCTGGTCATCCTCGGCGACCTCAAGCATGAGTTCAGCCGAAACCTGGGCCAGGAGATGAAAGATGTGCGGTCGGTACTGGATAGTGTATCGGACCGGACCGATATCGTATTGGTCAAAGGCAATCATGATAATTACATAGAGAATATAGTATCGAGGATACAGGTACCAGTTGTGGCCCAGTATAAAGCCGCGGGGATCACCTTCGTCCACGGCCACCTCCCTTGCGGCGAGCGTCCGTTGGTCATGGGGCACGAGCATCCCTCGGTCAAGATAGTCGACCGCGTTGGCGCTTACCTCAAGCTCCCCTGCCATCTCTGGTTAAGGGAGGAGCGCATCCTCGTCCTCCCGCCCTACAGTCCTTTGGCCTCAGGAACCGATCTCACTGGAGTAGGCCCTGGAGATTGTCTTTCGCCAATATTAAAAAACTGCGATGTGCGCAGGGGGGAGATTTTCGCCTGCAGTGATATCGGGCTCCTGCCCCTGGGTACACTAGCCTCATTGGAGGGCCTTAGATTATAG